One window of the Dreissena polymorpha isolate Duluth1 chromosome 5, UMN_Dpol_1.0, whole genome shotgun sequence genome contains the following:
- the LOC127881084 gene encoding heme-binding protein 2-like isoform X2 — MDKTVLISMFVTFVTSNEVLRYEPQNSIPVMQKPAFCNNLDCPEFTVVKSTKEYEVRDYVDTDWVSTNQLNMEYRKASTTNFMKLFRYISGQNDKKQKVAMTCPVVTRIIPGQGPACESNFTMSFFVSPDQKPAPKPTNPEVFLHSVPKFRAYVRQFSGWAMDYPVWRDEAVKLGEALTKDGLEFVTETWWTAGYDSPFKVLNRHNEVWFLAK, encoded by the exons ATGGACAAGACAGTCTTGATTTCCATGTTCGTGACATTCGTCACTTCTAATGAAGTGCTGAGATACGAACCTCAGAACTCTATTCCAGTTATGCAGAAACCGGCGTTCTGTAACAACCTTGACTGTCCAGAATTCACTGTTGTCAAGTCAACCAAG GAGTACGAGGTAAGAGACTACGTCGACACAGACTGGGTGTCCACCAATCAGCTTAACATGGAGTACAGGAAGGCCTCGACcacaaacttcatgaaacttttccGATACATCAGTGGGCAGAATGACAAAA AACAGAAGGTTGCTATGACATGCCCAGTGGTGACGAGAATCATCCCAGGACAGGGGCCAGCGTGTGAATCCAATTTCACCATGTCATTCTTTGTGTCCCCTGATCAAAAACCAGCCCCGAAACCAACCAATCCAGAGGTGTTCTTGCATTCCGTCCCTAAGTTCAGAGCTTATGTGAG GCAGTTTAGTGGCTGGGCCATGGACTACCCTGTGTGGAGGGACGAGGCTGTGAAGCTGGGGGAAGCCTTGACCAAGGATGGACTGGAGTTTGTCACGGAAACCTGGTGGACTGCCGGCTATGACTCGCCCTTTAAAGTGCTCAACAGGCACAATGAG
- the LOC127881086 gene encoding heme-binding protein 2-like isoform X1 codes for MYFVKAIGQSFGYMLEKPPYTVVESKDGYEERKYAAAKWVSTTAQDMSQENAVNTSFRKLFTYITGGNELGEQISSYIQLRNVCASGSDLKRTKVDMTAPVATRIVPGAGPNCESTFTVSFYIPPKHQESPPAPKDNSVFIESFPEMTIYASGFGGFADDTKWIAHARELSEKIKDKNFHQEFYFTAGYDAPFKLFNRLNEVWFVKKDS; via the exons ATGTATTTCGTCAAAGCAATTGGACAATCTTTCGGATATATGCTGGAGAAACCACCCTACACGGTTGTGGAATCAAAAGAT GGTTACGAGGAGCGGAAGTACGCGGCCGCTAAGTGGGTGAGCACCACGGCGCAAGACATGTCTCAGGAGAACGCGGTCAACACGAGCTTCAGGAAGCTGTTCACATACATCACAGGGGGAAACGAGCTGGGTGAGCAAATCTCATCATACATCCAGCTAAGAAACGTGTGTGCATCAGGCAGCGATTTAAAAA GAACCAAAGTAGATATGACGGCGCCCGTTGCGACCCGTATAGTCCCGGGGGCCGGGCCTAACTGCGAGAGCACGTTCACGGTGTCATTCTACATCCCACCGAAACACCAGGAGTCACCGCCGGCACCCAAGGACAACAGTGTGTTCATCGAATCCTTCCCGGAAATGACCATATACGCATCAGGTTTTGGTGGCTTTGCAGACGACACGAAGTGGATTGCACATGCCCGGGAGTTGTCCGAGAAGATTAAGGACAAAAACTTTCACCAAGAGTTTTATTTCACCGCAGGGTACGATGCCCCCTTCAAATTGTTTAACCGATTGAACGAGGTCTGGTTCGTCAAAAAGGATTCTTGA
- the LOC127881086 gene encoding heme-binding protein 2-like isoform X2, protein MYFVKAIGQSFGYMLEKPPYTVVESKDGYEERKYAAAKWVSTTAQDMSQENAVNTSFRKLFTYITGGNELGTKVDMTAPVATRIVPGAGPNCESTFTVSFYIPPKHQESPPAPKDNSVFIESFPEMTIYASGFGGFADDTKWIAHARELSEKIKDKNFHQEFYFTAGYDAPFKLFNRLNEVWFVKKDS, encoded by the exons ATGTATTTCGTCAAAGCAATTGGACAATCTTTCGGATATATGCTGGAGAAACCACCCTACACGGTTGTGGAATCAAAAGAT GGTTACGAGGAGCGGAAGTACGCGGCCGCTAAGTGGGTGAGCACCACGGCGCAAGACATGTCTCAGGAGAACGCGGTCAACACGAGCTTCAGGAAGCTGTTCACATACATCACAGGGGGAAACGAGCTGG GAACCAAAGTAGATATGACGGCGCCCGTTGCGACCCGTATAGTCCCGGGGGCCGGGCCTAACTGCGAGAGCACGTTCACGGTGTCATTCTACATCCCACCGAAACACCAGGAGTCACCGCCGGCACCCAAGGACAACAGTGTGTTCATCGAATCCTTCCCGGAAATGACCATATACGCATCAGGTTTTGGTGGCTTTGCAGACGACACGAAGTGGATTGCACATGCCCGGGAGTTGTCCGAGAAGATTAAGGACAAAAACTTTCACCAAGAGTTTTATTTCACCGCAGGGTACGATGCCCCCTTCAAATTGTTTAACCGATTGAACGAGGTCTGGTTCGTCAAAAAGGATTCTTGA
- the LOC127881084 gene encoding heme-binding protein 2-like isoform X1, with translation MDKTVLISMFVTFVTSNEVLRYEPQNSIPVMQKPAFCNNLDCPEFTVVKSTKEYEVRDYVDTDWVSTNQLNMEYRKASTTNFMKLFRYISGQNDKKQKVAMTCPVVTRIIPGQGPACESNFTMSFFVSPDQKPAPKPTNPEVFLHSVPKFRAYVRQFSGWAMDYPVWRDEAVKLGEALTKDGLEFVTETWWTAGYDSPFKVLNRHNEVWFLAK, from the exons ATGGACAAGACAGTCTTGATTTCCATGTTCGTGACATTCGTCACTTCTAATGAAGTGCTGAGATACGAACCTCAGAACTCTATTCCAGTTATGCAGAAACCGGCGTTCTGTAACAACCTTGACTGTCCAGAATTCACTGTTGTCAAGTCAACCAAG GAGTACGAGGTAAGAGACTACGTCGACACAGACTGGGTGTCCACCAATCAGCTTAACATGGAGTACAGGAAGGCCTCGACcacaaacttcatgaaacttttccGATACATCAGTGGGCAGAATGACAAAA AACAGAAGGTTGCTATGACATGCCCAGTGGTGACGAGAATCATCCCAGGACAGGGGCCAGCGTGTGAATCCAATTTCACCATGTCATTCTTTGTGTCCCCTGATCAAAAACCAGCCCCGAAACCAACCAATCCAGAGGTGTTCTTGCATTCCGTCCCTAAGTTCAGAGCTTATGTGAG GCAGTTTAGTGGCTGGGCCATGGACTACCCTGTGTGGAGGGACGAGGCTGTGAAGCTGGGGGAAGCCTTGACCAAGGATGGACTGGAGTTTGTCACGGAAACCTGGTGGACTGCCGGCTATGACTCGCCCTTTAAAGTGCTCAACAGGCACAATGAGGTCTGGTTCTTGGCCAAA